The following are encoded in a window of Primulina eburnea isolate SZY01 chromosome 4, ASM2296580v1, whole genome shotgun sequence genomic DNA:
- the LOC140830620 gene encoding uncharacterized protein, whose translation MQLYGSSASSNSRGSRSWARGTNLANHQFLVSDGIGPFYGSPSDISPVRQWTPPAIQEISTDDYGTSRRDDVLRPLSFSPTMEGTSVARDSGGSTSSRSDSSCDYESMVKPHSSHRNFANRRCFTPKAIHPLTFPSEITPTRDISNIAPTGLSEPSVVTSRRDRQHLSSASGSVDLSEIPEPFEYEPSNTSRSPADRFKCGLCDRFLSQRSPWGSGRIVKSGDMPVAGILYCRHVFHAECLEQTTPKGHKNDPPCPICAKIEEENFTDQPIFSKLRTSFPRLKPFSEDGPSRPWGCAQAGDCVEGALHTPSRNTLLSLNRNRFKKNHSLKSNPGREFPGKVRKAGSFSSQLFIGSVEQGSIGASKMTGNSSLN comes from the exons ATGCAGTTGTATGGGTCTTCTGCGTCTTCAAACAGCCGAGGTAGTCGAAGCTGGGCGAGAGGGACCAATCTGGCTAATCATCAGTTTTTGGTATCTGATGGTATCGGTCCATTTTATGGCAGTCCATCTGACATTTCTCCTGTACGGCAATGGACTCCTCCTGCAATACAAGAAATCAGCACTGATGATTATGGGACTTCGAGAAGAG ATGATGTTTTGAGGCCATTATCCTTTTCTCCGACGATGGAG GGAACATCGGTAGCTAGGGATAGTGGAGGTTCTACTTCATCTCGATCAGACAGTAGTTGTGATTATGAGTCCATGGTCAAGCCACATTCCTCTCATCGTAACTTTGCCAATCGCCGGTGCTTTACACCAAAAGCAATTCACCCATTGACATTTCCGTCAGAAATAACACCCACCCGAGATATTTCTAATATAGCCCCTACTGGGCTTTCAGAACCCAGTGTTGTCACTTCACGAAGAGACAGACAACATTTGAGCAGTGCTAGTGGTAGTGTTGACCTCTCTGAAATACCCGAGCCATTTGAATATGAACCTTCCAACACGTCTCGTAGTCCTGCAGATCGTTTCAAATGTGGATTGTGCGACAGGTTCCTTTCACAAAGATCACCTTGGGGTTCTGGAAGGATAGTAAAAAGCGGAGACATGCCAGTTGCCGGAATCCTTTATTGTCGCCATGTCTTCCACGCTGAGTGTTTGGAGCAAACAACACCAAAAGGACATAAAAACGACCCCCCATGTCCCATATGTGcgaaaattgaagaagaaaatttcaCCGACCAGCCAATCTTTTCCAAGTTAAGGACTAGTTTCCCTCGGCTCAAACCTTTCAGCGAAGATGGCCCGTCAAGGCCATGGGGCTGCGCTCAAGCTGGAGATTGTGTTGAAGGGGCGTTGCACACCCCTAGTCGGAACACATTGCTTTCTCTTAATCGGAACCGGTTTAAGAAAAATCATTCCTTAAAGAGCAATCCTGGCCGAGAATTCCCAGGGAAAGTAAGGAAAGCTGGCTCTTTTTCTTCACAGTTATTTATTGGTTCGGTTGAACAAGGATCCATTGGTGCCTCAAAGATGACGGGTAACTCGAGTTTGAACTGA
- the LOC140829604 gene encoding uncharacterized protein, translated as MDFCWWMIEQLTRGEFEKISIQTWAVWKEKLDILHGNDMLLNELNITWSRAFLSEFQDARLADRTTTKKQSLVKKWKKPEKTALKLNVDACVNENLNRYSVGGVLRGNQGRLLLAFGKQIPKPISVLVGELEAIKEGIKILYDKQFHDVQVTTDSLLAVQAVTNFNEDIG; from the coding sequence ATGGACTTCTGTTGGTGGATGATTGAGCAACTAACACGGGGTGAGTTTGAAAAAATTTCTATACAAACTTGGGCAGTTTGGAAAGAAAAGCTAGATATCCTTCATGGTAATGATATGCTCTTGAACGAATTGAACATTACTTGGAGTCGAGCCTTTCTCTCGGAATTCCAAGATGCTAGACTTGCTGATAGAACGACTACTAAGAAGCAATCTTTAGTGAAGAAATGGAAGAAACCAGAAAAGACTGCTCTAAAGCTGAATGTTGATGCATGTGTCAATGAGAACCTGAATCGATACAGTGTGGGTGGAGTACTCCGAGGCAATCAAGGCCGACTACTTTTGGCCTTTGGTAAACAAATACCAAAACCTATTTCAGTGCTTGTGGGAGAACTAGAGGCCATCAAGGAAGGTATCAAGATACTTTATGACAAACAGTTCCATGATGTTCAAGTAACAACAGATTCTTTATTAGCAGTGCAAGCAGTCACGAACTTTAATGAAGACATTGGTTAA